In the genome of Puniceibacterium sp. IMCC21224, one region contains:
- a CDS encoding DUF998 domain-containing protein codes for MLIIISAVLSAACYAVVLGVFLAFHVIAPERSIFAHAVSDYAVGKTARLFIGYGLVGSLGAALLAIATVSTGDFPVRVPIYLALLAILRIGVLRFRTDIEGEAVTREGRLHYVFAIITFALTYMIVSAAQPTLGTFANPPLNAILSGLGWIATISLVGVVTTLLPPLRRVFGLAERIFLLSTAFWLLLLAVTLVASR; via the coding sequence ATGCTGATTATCATTTCGGCAGTGCTTTCTGCGGCCTGCTATGCAGTTGTCCTCGGTGTGTTCCTTGCGTTTCATGTAATTGCACCCGAACGGTCAATTTTCGCCCATGCAGTCAGCGACTATGCTGTGGGGAAGACGGCTCGCCTATTTATTGGCTACGGCCTCGTAGGAAGTCTTGGGGCCGCATTGCTGGCGATCGCGACAGTATCCACTGGCGATTTCCCTGTGCGAGTTCCGATCTATCTCGCGCTTCTGGCCATCTTGCGGATCGGGGTGCTGCGTTTTCGGACCGATATCGAAGGCGAGGCGGTCACACGTGAAGGCAGGCTGCACTATGTTTTTGCCATCATAACTTTTGCTTTAACCTACATGATCGTTTCAGCAGCACAGCCGACGTTAGGCACTTTCGCCAACCCGCCACTGAACGCGATCCTTAGTGGTCTCGGCTGGATAGCGACTATCTCGCTGGTGGGCGTGGTAACGACGCTGTTGCCGCCGCTCAGGCGCGTGTTTGGGTTGGCAGAGCGTATCTTCCTTCTGTCCACAGCATTTTGGCTGCTCTTGCTGGCCGTCACATTGGTAGCATCGCGCTAA
- a CDS encoding LysR family transcriptional regulator encodes MIMPYDTITLLRRRHTMRGHDIAELRVFLAVLDHGGFRMAAPHLGMTPSAVSQSIRALEQRLGQRLLNRTTRSIAPTEAGQRLRMRITPALAEIAAAEGELLATLDCVTGRVRITAPSVGAEHALAPHLASFHAAYPDVKVEIVVSETLDDAVVGGFDGGLRLGESLGLGMRAIPIGGAVRMVVVAAPAYLADHGHPETPEALREHSCLNFLRPSTGVPWLWEFEKDGRCFNIEVDGPLISTDARVLLRAAIDGAGIAFLFEQDAASSIASGQVQTLLKDWTPQFPGYYLYYAGTRLVTPALRAFIDHLSKRRAS; translated from the coding sequence ATGATAATGCCCTACGATACGATCACACTGTTAAGGAGAAGGCATACAATGCGCGGACATGACATTGCCGAATTGCGGGTATTTCTTGCAGTGTTGGATCATGGCGGCTTCCGTATGGCAGCGCCCCATCTCGGTATGACACCCTCGGCCGTCAGCCAGTCGATCCGCGCTCTTGAGCAAAGGTTGGGGCAAAGGCTCTTGAACCGCACGACCCGCAGCATTGCACCAACCGAAGCAGGTCAACGACTGCGCATGCGCATCACGCCAGCGCTGGCCGAGATTGCGGCAGCCGAAGGTGAATTGCTTGCTACTCTGGATTGTGTGACCGGGCGTGTGCGGATTACTGCTCCAAGTGTGGGTGCAGAACATGCTCTTGCGCCGCACCTGGCCAGCTTTCATGCCGCCTATCCAGACGTGAAGGTCGAGATTGTCGTCAGCGAAACGCTGGACGATGCCGTGGTGGGCGGTTTCGATGGCGGTTTGCGGCTTGGTGAAAGCTTGGGCCTGGGGATGCGCGCCATCCCGATCGGTGGTGCGGTGCGTATGGTCGTTGTCGCCGCGCCTGCCTATCTCGCAGATCACGGTCATCCTGAAACACCCGAAGCGCTTCGCGAACATTCCTGCCTCAACTTCCTTCGACCGTCCACCGGGGTGCCTTGGTTGTGGGAATTTGAGAAAGACGGCCGCTGCTTCAACATTGAAGTGGATGGACCACTTATCTCGACGGACGCCCGTGTTCTTCTACGAGCAGCCATTGACGGAGCCGGAATCGCGTTCTTGTTTGAGCAGGACGCTGCATCATCAATCGCTTCAGGGCAGGTGCAAACCCTTCTGAAAGACTGGACACCGCAATTTCCAGGTTATTATCTCTACTATGCCGGAACACGTCTGGTGACGCCCGCGTTGCGGGCCTTTATCGACCATCTTTCCAAACGCCGAGCGAGCTAG
- a CDS encoding aldo/keto reductase, which yields MRLDDYRLLGRSGLKVSPMALGTMTFGTEWGWGAAEADARQVFDTYVDRGGNFIDTANFYTGGTSEKMVGAFAVGRRDTLVIATKYTLPMRAGDPNSGGNSRRAMVRAVEDSLRRLKTDYIDLFYLHAWDSTTPVEEILRAMDDLVAAGKVVYLGLSDIPAWQAARMQAVADLRGWSPMIALQLEYNLIERSGDRDLIPMAREMGMGVIPWSPLASGLLSGKYSREDLEGRTDVQGRAAMARQGSPMDDRTFGILDVQADIAAETGQSPAAVALAFLLSQSGIAAPIVGARTLEQLEGNLAALDFELEPAQLSRLEDAGAPDLGFPHSYLKRPEIRQNIYGGLSIQTR from the coding sequence ATGCGGTTAGACGATTACAGGTTGCTTGGGCGATCAGGACTTAAAGTGTCGCCGATGGCATTGGGCACGATGACTTTCGGGACCGAATGGGGCTGGGGCGCGGCCGAAGCAGACGCGCGGCAAGTCTTCGACACCTATGTTGATCGTGGTGGCAACTTCATCGACACGGCCAACTTTTACACCGGCGGCACGTCCGAGAAAATGGTCGGTGCTTTCGCCGTCGGCCGGCGCGACACGTTGGTCATTGCCACAAAATATACCCTTCCGATGCGCGCGGGCGATCCAAACTCTGGCGGCAACAGTCGTCGCGCAATGGTTCGCGCGGTGGAGGACAGTCTCAGACGGCTAAAGACTGACTATATTGATCTTTTTTACCTCCACGCTTGGGACTCGACGACGCCGGTTGAAGAAATCCTGAGAGCGATGGATGATTTGGTGGCTGCGGGCAAGGTCGTCTACCTCGGGCTGTCGGACATCCCGGCGTGGCAAGCCGCTCGTATGCAGGCCGTCGCCGATTTGCGCGGCTGGTCTCCGATGATAGCCCTACAGCTCGAATACAATCTCATCGAACGCAGTGGCGATCGCGACCTGATCCCGATGGCCCGCGAGATGGGTATGGGCGTCATTCCATGGTCCCCGCTCGCCAGCGGGCTGCTGAGTGGAAAGTACAGCCGGGAGGACCTTGAGGGCCGTACAGATGTCCAGGGTCGTGCAGCCATGGCGCGACAGGGTTCACCCATGGATGATCGGACCTTCGGCATCCTCGACGTGCAGGCGGACATCGCTGCCGAGACGGGCCAAAGCCCCGCTGCAGTCGCCTTGGCCTTCCTGCTGTCGCAATCTGGAATCGCCGCTCCTATTGTCGGCGCGCGGACACTTGAGCAGCTCGAAGGCAACCTTGCAGCACTGGATTTTGAACTGGAACCTGCGCAGTTGTCACGTCTTGAAGACGCAGGGGCGCCGGACCTTGGGTTTCCTCACTCTTATCTCAAGCGACCGGAGATACGTCAGAACATCTACGGCGGATTGTCCATTCAAACACGATAG
- a CDS encoding IS1595 family transposase produces MLHHDFRRFIDALDELNPAQIEDAQAKIRDLRRKTEAISEIEARTNRERRCPLCHDNQRQKWGRTRTNVQRYRCSGCKKTYSGRTGRAIGLIHRPDLFMVVLWDMLGTSVLQSVRALAHQLRLNKYTIWRWRMLVFSIIGSGTEMDFSGIIEADETYQRESRKGSREWVRHFADPQNFSQPPRPRWGDFTTQGLKMMRGLSRWQLPILTVADRGGARLFRRLPNRKGATVERAMNPLVPGDAVLCSDRGNGYKNLAAARGLEHFVVGSKPGTRVAAGCYHNQNVNSLHARYGSFIKPFCGPATKNLNGYIRWLEVRMEGMQPAEIILVS; encoded by the coding sequence TTGCTACACCACGACTTTCGCCGTTTTATCGATGCTCTCGACGAACTGAATCCGGCCCAGATCGAGGACGCCCAGGCTAAGATCCGGGATCTTCGACGAAAGACGGAGGCGATTTCGGAGATCGAAGCGCGGACAAACCGAGAACGCAGGTGCCCTTTATGCCACGACAATCAACGCCAGAAATGGGGCCGCACACGCACCAACGTCCAGCGCTACCGATGCTCGGGCTGCAAGAAGACCTACTCGGGCCGGACCGGAAGGGCCATCGGCCTCATCCATCGCCCTGATTTGTTCATGGTCGTCCTGTGGGATATGCTGGGCACTTCCGTGCTGCAGTCTGTGCGAGCTCTGGCGCATCAACTTCGGCTCAACAAATACACGATCTGGCGCTGGCGGATGCTAGTGTTTTCGATCATCGGTAGTGGCACGGAGATGGACTTCTCAGGGATTATCGAGGCGGACGAAACCTACCAGCGGGAGTCGCGCAAGGGATCACGGGAGTGGGTCCGGCACTTCGCCGATCCGCAGAATTTCTCACAGCCGCCGCGGCCCCGTTGGGGAGACTTCACGACACAAGGACTGAAAATGATGCGCGGCCTATCGAGGTGGCAGCTGCCCATTCTAACGGTTGCCGACCGCGGCGGCGCACGGCTCTTCCGTAGACTCCCGAACCGAAAGGGCGCGACGGTGGAGCGCGCGATGAACCCCTTAGTCCCGGGCGATGCCGTGCTCTGCTCGGACAGAGGCAACGGCTACAAGAACCTTGCGGCAGCACGCGGCCTTGAGCATTTCGTAGTCGGAAGTAAGCCCGGCACACGGGTCGCGGCGGGCTGCTATCATAATCAGAATGTGAACTCGCTGCACGCCCGCTACGGCAGTTTCATCAAACCCTTCTGCGGGCCAGCGACGAAGAACCTGAACGGCTACATCCGGTGGCTGGAAGTCCGGATGGAAGGAATGCAACCGGCAGAAATTATTCTTGTGTCATAA
- a CDS encoding LysR family transcriptional regulator: protein MGINNQTDPLAWDDLRFFLALVRAGSLMAAARGLGVEHSTVSRRVGGLEATLGLRLFDRLPRGWRPTPEGARLVAQAEAVEREVATLSRTAAGLDALTGEVRISAPPVLLAMLVAPGLTTLRQTHPGLVPILIGARQTSDLDRAEADIALRIGAVVGPDLITRRLGSVAYGLYGRPDQIALPPARRVYLGFDDSLPDLPQAHWLDVRTQAETASIGLRSNDMATLMASARAGLGLALLPRFAARALPDLMELPDDNPFEPRPLFLVMHPDIRRSARVRQVADHLNGFIGKELDRLG from the coding sequence ATGGGCATAAATAATCAGACTGATCCATTGGCTTGGGATGATCTAAGGTTCTTCCTAGCGCTCGTGCGCGCAGGTAGCCTGATGGCTGCGGCTCGGGGGCTAGGGGTCGAGCACTCAACCGTCTCGCGTCGGGTAGGCGGGCTCGAAGCAACGCTCGGGCTGCGCCTGTTCGACCGGTTGCCGCGAGGCTGGCGGCCAACACCCGAGGGAGCGCGGCTCGTGGCGCAGGCCGAAGCGGTTGAGCGTGAGGTTGCGACTTTGTCCCGCACTGCTGCTGGGCTTGATGCGTTGACTGGCGAGGTTCGTATCTCAGCGCCCCCGGTACTGCTGGCGATGCTGGTGGCACCGGGGCTGACGACACTGAGGCAGACACATCCGGGTCTGGTGCCAATTCTGATTGGCGCAAGGCAGACCAGCGACCTGGATCGGGCCGAGGCTGATATTGCCCTGCGGATAGGCGCAGTTGTCGGTCCGGATCTGATCACCCGCCGACTTGGATCGGTGGCCTATGGTTTATACGGGCGCCCTGACCAGATCGCGTTGCCACCGGCGAGACGTGTCTATCTTGGTTTTGATGACAGCCTGCCCGACCTGCCCCAAGCCCATTGGTTAGATGTGCGGACTCAGGCCGAGACTGCGAGCATCGGGTTGCGCAGCAACGACATGGCGACGCTGATGGCCAGTGCTCGCGCCGGATTAGGTCTTGCGCTGCTGCCACGCTTTGCTGCGCGCGCTCTGCCCGACCTGATGGAACTTCCAGATGATAATCCCTTCGAGCCCCGCCCTCTGTTCCTCGTAATGCACCCTGATATCCGTCGCTCGGCGCGGGTGCGGCAGGTAGCCGACCACCTTAACGGATTCATTGGCAAGGAGTTGGACCGGCTCGGGTGA
- a CDS encoding zinc-binding alcohol dehydrogenase family protein, producing the protein MKVIGAWRALPASEPQSLVDHELPAPLPKATDLLVRVEAVSINPADARVRMRKEADDTFAVFGWDVAGTVVDIGTEVTGFSPGDAVFYAGDLTRPGGNAELHIVEAGLVSRRPQGLSAAHAAALPLTALTVWEALFERLGLPEPDGMAEVDAPARTLLIVGGAGGVGSMAIQVARMVPGLTIIATASRSETRDWCLNLGADAVIDHSGDMAAELTARDLPAPDLILLAADPDTHFPILAAMLAPQGRICCIVPFDTPPDMNLLMQKSAALTWEFMFTRAMFATPDRARQGVILNHVATLIDAGRLIPAVPEILGPINAANLRAAHSRIEGKRTIGKLVLAGFPPTTINQGASL; encoded by the coding sequence ATGAAGGTAATTGGAGCATGGCGGGCACTACCCGCTAGCGAGCCGCAGTCTTTAGTCGACCACGAACTACCTGCGCCGCTACCAAAGGCCACGGATCTTCTGGTGCGGGTCGAGGCAGTTTCCATTAACCCCGCCGATGCCCGGGTGCGGATGCGCAAGGAGGCTGACGACACATTTGCCGTTTTCGGTTGGGACGTGGCAGGCACGGTGGTCGACATTGGAACCGAAGTGACAGGCTTTTCCCCTGGCGATGCTGTTTTCTATGCAGGCGATTTGACCCGACCTGGCGGCAATGCCGAATTGCACATTGTCGAGGCCGGGCTCGTCAGTCGTCGGCCCCAAGGATTGAGCGCCGCACATGCCGCTGCGCTGCCGCTGACGGCGCTGACCGTGTGGGAAGCACTCTTTGAGCGGCTCGGCTTGCCTGAACCGGATGGAATGGCAGAAGTCGATGCTCCGGCAAGGACCCTTCTGATCGTCGGCGGTGCCGGAGGGGTTGGGTCAATGGCAATCCAGGTCGCTAGGATGGTGCCTGGTCTGACCATCATCGCCACCGCGTCACGGAGTGAAACGCGTGATTGGTGTCTGAACCTTGGCGCGGACGCAGTGATCGACCATTCGGGCGACATGGCCGCAGAGCTGACTGCACGCGACCTGCCTGCACCGGACCTGATCCTTTTGGCTGCCGATCCTGACACGCACTTTCCGATACTCGCGGCCATGCTCGCACCGCAAGGACGCATCTGCTGTATCGTCCCGTTTGACACACCACCCGACATGAATCTTCTGATGCAGAAAAGCGCTGCGCTGACCTGGGAATTCATGTTCACGCGGGCCATGTTCGCCACCCCGGACCGGGCACGGCAAGGCGTCATCCTAAACCATGTGGCGACCTTGATTGATGCCGGTCGGTTGATTCCCGCCGTGCCCGAAATTCTCGGTCCTATTAACGCTGCCAACCTGCGCGCGGCCCATTCCCGGATCGAGGGCAAGCGCACCATTGGCAAGCTGGTGCTTGCCGGATTTCCCCCAACCACAATCAACCAAGGAGCTTCCTTATGA
- a CDS encoding nuclear transport factor 2 family protein, giving the protein MTDVTQSAVEVTQAFLAAIFSGAMETAMAMTSPDAVFVSTNPHSNPGNPMHGTFTGHDGAAAFFAGFAEVLEPGDFEVIAAFGDESHAALYGKLRHTVRATGRPFVSDWALIARIKNGQIALYHFYEDTEALTEAMR; this is encoded by the coding sequence ATGACCGACGTAACACAATCCGCCGTAGAGGTTACTCAAGCCTTCCTCGCTGCGATCTTTTCGGGTGCGATGGAAACCGCCATGGCCATGACTTCGCCGGATGCAGTCTTCGTTTCGACCAATCCGCACAGTAATCCCGGCAACCCAATGCACGGAACCTTTACCGGCCATGACGGTGCTGCGGCGTTCTTCGCTGGTTTTGCCGAGGTGCTGGAGCCGGGCGACTTTGAAGTGATTGCAGCGTTTGGCGACGAGAGCCATGCCGCGCTCTACGGCAAACTGAGGCACACCGTGCGTGCTACTGGCAGGCCGTTCGTCAGCGATTGGGCCCTGATAGCACGGATCAAGAACGGACAGATCGCGCTCTATCACTTCTACGAGGATACCGAGGCGCTGACCGAAGCTATGAGATGA
- a CDS encoding carboxymuconolactone decarboxylase family protein, with protein MENPYERGKALAERHNPGLEEALEARYGVLLPGMPQDLISFVYGRHYDRPGLSLRDRNLATISALTALGGQTAPQLRIHIEGGLRAGLTQTEIAEAIWQMALYGGFPAAINALNVALEVFKERGEAGQ; from the coding sequence ATGGAAAATCCCTATGAGCGGGGCAAGGCACTGGCTGAGAGGCATAACCCCGGTTTGGAAGAGGCCCTAGAGGCGCGCTACGGCGTGCTTCTGCCTGGAATGCCGCAAGACCTGATCAGTTTCGTCTACGGGCGACACTATGATCGGCCAGGACTGTCCCTTCGTGATCGCAATCTTGCGACGATCTCCGCTCTTACCGCTTTGGGGGGACAGACAGCCCCTCAACTTCGCATTCACATTGAGGGAGGGCTGAGGGCTGGTCTTACCCAAACGGAAATCGCGGAAGCGATCTGGCAAATGGCATTGTACGGTGGCTTTCCCGCCGCCATCAATGCGCTCAACGTAGCTTTGGAGGTTTTCAAGGAGCGTGGCGAGGCTGGACAATAA
- a CDS encoding helix-turn-helix transcriptional regulator yields the protein MQAELFELLKTVLKARRMTYADLAELLGLSEPTIKRIFAERDCKLSRMNEICAALGLTLDDLVAEANRVEVQPIRLTDRQEARLADDRPAFNLFLLLLDGMTIEAIQEQYRLEKQRVFKLGIKLEKIGLAEVMPGNRIRLTVQSPVEFRRDGPLHQALVKLNMAFLRSTYLARDTEHSAYLTQTRRMTQKTAKHILARLRDVQVELSNLARRDQLTQPENALQSFKIGIALSPIVFSELLLLAEEGS from the coding sequence ATGCAGGCGGAACTCTTCGAGCTTCTGAAGACGGTACTCAAAGCGCGCCGCATGACCTATGCAGACCTGGCTGAGCTGCTGGGACTGTCAGAGCCAACCATCAAACGCATCTTTGCAGAGAGGGATTGCAAGCTCAGCCGCATGAATGAGATTTGCGCCGCGCTCGGCCTGACCCTTGATGATCTGGTGGCGGAGGCAAATCGCGTTGAGGTGCAGCCGATCCGACTTACTGACCGTCAGGAGGCGCGGCTTGCCGATGACCGTCCAGCTTTCAACCTGTTTCTCTTGCTTCTGGATGGCATGACAATTGAAGCGATCCAAGAACAGTATCGGCTAGAGAAACAAAGGGTTTTCAAACTGGGCATAAAGCTGGAAAAGATCGGGCTTGCGGAGGTAATGCCGGGCAATCGCATCCGCCTGACCGTACAAAGCCCGGTCGAGTTTCGTCGCGACGGCCCTTTGCACCAAGCACTTGTGAAGCTGAATATGGCGTTTCTTCGCAGCACCTACCTCGCACGGGACACGGAGCACTCGGCCTATCTGACTCAAACACGTCGCATGACGCAGAAGACAGCGAAGCACATTCTGGCGCGTCTTCGTGATGTTCAGGTCGAACTGTCAAACCTCGCTCGCAGAGATCAGCTCACTCAACCTGAAAATGCACTCCAGAGCTTCAAGATCGGCATCGCGCTCTCTCCAATAGTATTCTCCGAGCTACTTCTGTTGGCAGAAGAAGGCTCGTAA
- a CDS encoding IS5 family transposase (programmed frameshift), whose protein sequence is MSDLYWLTNEQMAKLAPFFPKSHGKPRVDDRRVLSGIIFINRNGLRWRDAPEAYGPHKTLYSRWKRWSEKGIFARMMVGLAAEHGEEKTVMIDATYLKAHRTATSLAAKKGGGGRLIGRTKGGMNTKLHAICDSQGRPLSLFVTAGQVSDYIGARALLSSLPKVDWLLGDRGYDADWFREALKDKGIRACIPGRKQRKKAVKYDKRRYKRRNRIEIMFGRLKDWRRVATRYDRCPKVFLSAIALAAVVIYWL, encoded by the exons ATGAGCGACCTGTACTGGCTGACCAACGAGCAGATGGCCAAGCTTGCCCCTTTTTTCCCCAAGTCCCACGGCAAGCCTCGGGTCGATGACAGACGGGTCTTGAGTGGGATTATTTTCATCAATCGCAATGGCTTGCGCTGGCGCGACGCCCCTGAAGCCTACGGACCGCACAAGACGCTGTACAGCCGGTGGAAGCGTTGGAGCGAGAAAGGGATCTTCGCCCGGATGATGGTCGGTCTGGCTGCCGAACACGGCGAGGAAAAGACCGTGATGATCGACGCGACGTATCTGAAAGCCCACCGCACTGCGACCAGCCTGGCCGCGAAAAAAGGGGGCG GTGGCCGCCTGATCGGTCGAACCAAGGGCGGCATGAACACCAAGCTGCACGCCATCTGCGACAGCCAAGGGCGACCGCTCAGCCTGTTCGTCACCGCTGGACAGGTCAGCGACTACATCGGTGCGCGGGCGTTACTGAGCAGTCTGCCCAAGGTCGACTGGCTTCTCGGAGATCGCGGCTATGACGCCGACTGGTTCCGAGAGGCGTTGAAAGACAAGGGGATACGCGCCTGCATCCCTGGTAGAAAGCAGCGCAAGAAGGCCGTCAAATACGACAAGCGTCGATACAAACGGCGCAACCGCATCGAGATCATGTTCGGCAGGCTCAAGGACTGGCGGCGAGTCGCGACACGCTATGATCGCTGTCCCAAGGTGTTCCTCTCAGCCATCGCCCTCGCCGCGGTCGTCATCTACTGGTTATGA
- a CDS encoding TetR/AcrR family transcriptional regulator, producing the protein MDHDERRTEICEALLRIAATVGINAVTMRSVATEAGVSLRLVQYYFGTKADLMNATLIHLEKMSHQRLAAKLAALPENVSIRAYIDAIFREALPTDSESQKFHLVWTSYAMLAATNPEFSKEQIAAGPARMEHQIAAALRDAQKNGEISGVRDFTHDSANLLALSHGLGTAVLIGLHTPDEAIKIFSQQLDEMFYPLHGEVS; encoded by the coding sequence GTGGATCATGACGAACGCCGGACTGAGATCTGCGAGGCGCTTCTACGCATCGCCGCTACGGTCGGAATTAATGCGGTGACGATGCGCTCCGTCGCAACGGAAGCGGGGGTCTCACTGCGGCTGGTGCAGTACTACTTCGGGACAAAGGCCGACCTGATGAACGCGACATTGATACACCTCGAGAAAATGAGCCATCAAAGATTGGCTGCAAAGCTTGCTGCTCTGCCAGAAAACGTATCCATACGTGCGTACATTGATGCGATCTTTCGCGAGGCATTGCCTACAGATTCAGAAAGTCAGAAATTTCACTTGGTGTGGACATCCTATGCGATGCTAGCGGCTACAAATCCTGAATTTTCCAAGGAGCAAATTGCTGCTGGACCGGCGCGCATGGAACACCAGATTGCTGCCGCTCTTCGCGACGCTCAAAAAAACGGAGAGATATCCGGAGTACGGGATTTTACGCATGATTCAGCGAACCTGCTGGCGCTCAGTCATGGTCTTGGAACCGCAGTCCTGATTGGACTCCATACTCCCGACGAGGCAATCAAGATATTTTCTCAGCAGCTTGATGAGATGTTTTATCCTTTGCACGGTGAAGTCTCTTAG